AATCTTCTTTTTCCATCAGAGCAGAACCAAtgtttctctgtgactctcGAGCGCAagaatatattaaaaataatcaagaaatagatattttaaataaataaactgtcagtTATATTTATTGATCATCTCCAGGTCATCTCTGCTGAACCACATGGCCCGAGAACATTCCTTCAGCATCGGACTCCCGGACAACATCGTGTTCTGCAACGAGTTCCTGGACACGCTGCAGAACAAACTGGACAAGTAGGAATCAGACACGTTCCAATGGgtttgattattgattcatcATCTGTTCAATATCAGAAACTGATCACATCATGAATGACAGCTGATGCTCTGCAGATGTCAGGTCATTGTGTTAAGTTTAGAACAGATTTAATCAAGTGTTGTCttcttgtgtgttaatgttgtgttgtgcttcCTCTGCTCAGTCTGCAGTGTTTGTACTGTGAGAAGACGTTCAGAGATAAAACCACATTGAAAGATCACATGAGGAAGAAAGCTCATCGTCGCATCAACGCCAGCAACAGCGAGTACGACCGCTTCTACATCATCAACTACCTGGTGAATCAGTCTGAGGCTCAgagtcctcttcctctgttaaaCTCACACTGTGGCACGTTGTCGTCTCTTTGTGTTGCTTCAATCAGACACATCTTCAATCAACACAAAGCTACAGACACATTCTCACTTGATTAGTGTCAGTTGTTATCTGTTGATCACAGCACCAGATACATTCTGATTGTTCCCTCTGGTGTCAGGAGCTGGGGAAGACGTGGGAGGAGGTGCAGAGCGAGGACGACCGCGAACTGGTCGACAACGATGATGACGAGTGAGTATCTTCATCAGGAGGCAGAGTTAGAACACGTAGAAAAGAAAGACGAGCAGATTCCGAGGAGGAGTGCGACACACttcagtctgtgtctgtgtcgtcCTCAGTGATTGGTCGGACTGGCAGGCTCACCCCCCGTcggctgtgtgtctgttctgtgaTGATCAGTCGGAGACGATGGAGCAGatctacacacacatgaaggtAAATCAGGAGGAGCTGAACCTGAACCACCTGCAGAACCAGAACCGCTCTGCTCCGAGTCCACTGACGTGTCCAGGACTTAAATATGTGTGAATATTATGAAGCAGGTTTGAATTCTGTTCACGACTTGATGTGTCGCACCTCAAAGGAAACTGAGAccttggtttgttttgttatcaGAATCTCAAATCCTCACCTCGGTCTTCAtttgatttcctgttgtgtgATGAGCTTTACAACAACTGAAGCTTTGTGgggttttgttattgtgttgtttgtttcaggacTCACACGACTTCGATCTTCACAAGCTGAGGACAGAACTCAGTGAGTGAAACATCAGCAACCTCCAGAACCTGCATCATCTGTGACATGAGATCTTTGTCTTCAGGCAGTTCAACAGATTACACAACTGTTTGTTCTTCTACACAAGAGAAGCAACAACAGTGTGTAgtcagaagagaagcaggacacGAAACTCTTcagtccctaaatcacaatgtgaaaccaaaaccaaccagatccacagaaactgaagagaaacacgTGAAGCTTCAGACTCGGATCAGAACTCGAGCCTTGATTCACAGATTCACAGACGATGCAGATTGAAATGCAGACGTTTGAATATTGATGAGACGCTCTGTGTTCACCTCTCGCTGTCTGCTCCTCTCAGACCTCAGGTTCTACCAGCAGGTCAAACTGGTGAACTTCATCCGGAGGCAGATCCACCAGAGCCGCTGCTACGGCTGCGAGGGGAAGTTCCTCTCCAGAGCCGACGTGCTGCGCCACATCGCGGCTGCAGGTCACGTGATGAAGCTGCCAGACGTGTCCACCTGGGACCAGCCGCAGTGCGTCCAACACcagttcatgtcttcatggttCAGTTGTttcccagtgggggggggggggggggggtcactgctCCTTCATCCTTATGAACTCAGGAGTGAACGTCTCTGTGgtccttctctcctcaggtATTACTTCCCCACGTATGAGAACGACGCCCTCTTGTGTTCGTTATCTGACAGTGACGAGGCTGAAAGTGAGGAGACGAGTCACGGCGAGGACGTCCCGGTGATCGCAGAGGACGTGTCCAACCTCAGAGCCCTGAGACAGACCAGCGTCCTCAACCAGCTGCTGAAGAAGAGAAGCTAGGACGAGGGACAGACAGCGGAGTGAAGacgtcttcctcttttcttctggaCTCTTCTTCACTCGCActttgtgaaaagacaaactgaccCGACGCAGCCGGAACGTGAACTTCAACACTTTACTTCACACAAATGTTCATTCAGTCAATAAAGAGGATGATCGTCATCAGAAGAACTTTATTACTTTCAGTACAAATAATACTGGGACCAGTGGAACCAGTAAGTTTGTCTGTTTACAAACGAGAATTCAGAACCAAACTAAAAGAGATGAATAtgattctgtgtaataaaccgTGAGGTTGAAACCTGGTCCAGGGTCAGTTTGTCTTCTACTGGTTCTTCACTGGTGCAATGTTCCCGAGAGcaacctgtcacacacacacacacacacacacacacacacacacacacacacacacacacacacacacacacacacacacacacacacacacacacacactgtggagaTGCTGAGGGATATTAGCACTTCATGAAATATGAGCTGGTAACAACCTGCACCTGTCACACGTCTTAAACATcagttaaatataaaaccttcTGATATCACCATCGTTTcatctgtggtagaatgtgtctgtggtagaacttgtctgtggtagaacttgtctgtggtagaatgtgtctgtggtagaatgtgtctgtggtagaacttgtctgtggtagaacttgtctgtggtagaatgtgtgtctgtggtagaacttgtctgtggtagaacttgtctgtggtagaatgtgtctgtggtagaacttgtctgtggtagaacttgtctgtggtagaacttgtctgtggtagaacgtgtctgtggtagaacgtgtctgtggtagaacgtgtctgtggtagaacgtgtctgtggtagaatgtgtctgtggtagaatgtgtctgtggtagaatgtgtctgtggtagaatgtgtctgtggtagaatgtgtctgtggtagaatgtgtctgtggtagaatgtgtctgtggtagaatgtgtctgtggtagaacttgtctgtggtagaacttgtctgtggtagaacttgtctgtggtagaacgtgtctgtggtagaacgtgtctgtggtagaacgtgtctgtggtagaatgtgtctgtggtagaatgtgtctgtggtagaatgtgtctgtggtagaacgtgtctgtggtagaacttgtctgtggtagaacttgtctgtggtagaacttgtctgtggtagaacttgtctgtggtagaacgtgtctgtggtagaatgtgtgtctgtggtagaacttgtctgtggtagaatgtgtctgtggtagaacttgtctgtggtagaacttgtctgtggtagaatgtgtctgtggtagaatgtgtgtctgtggtagaacttgtctgtggtagaatgtgtctgtggtagaatgtgtgtctgtggtagaatgtgtctgtggtagaatgtgtctgtggtagaacgtgtgtctgtggtagaatgtgtctgtggtagaatgtgtgtctgtggtagaatgtgtctggtagaatgtgtctgtggtagaacttgtctgttgtagaatgtgtctgtggtagaatgtgtgtctgtggtagaacttgtctgtggtagaatgtttctgtggtagaatgtgtgtctgtggtagaatgtgtctgtggtagaatgtgtctgtggtagaacgtgtgtctgtggtagaatgtgtctgtggtagaatgtgtgtctgtggtagaatgtgtctggtagaatgtgtctgtggtagaacgtgtctgtggtagaatgtgtctgtggtagaacttgtctgtggtagaacgtgtctgaggtagaacgtgtctgtggtagaacgtgtctgtggtagaacgtgtctgtggtagaatgtgtctgtggtagaatgtgtctgtggtagaatgtgtctgtggtagaacgtgtctgtggtagaacgtgtctgtggtagaacttgtctgtggtagaacttgtctgtggtagaacgtgtctgtggtagaatgtgtgtctgtggtagaacttgtctgtggtagaatgtgtctgtggtagaacttgtctgtggtagaacttgtctgtggtagaatgtgtctgtggtagaatgtgtgtctgtggtagaatgtgtctgtggtagaatgtgtctgtggtagaacgtgtgtctgtggtagaatgtgtctgtggtagaatgtgtgtctgtggtagaatgtgtctgtggtagaatgtgtctgtggtagaacgtgtgtctgtggtagaatgtgtctgtggtagaatgtgtctgtggtagaatgtgtgtctgtggtagaatgtgtgtctgtggtagaatgtgtctgtggtagaatgtgtctgtggtagaacgtgtgtctgtggtagaatgtgtctgtggtagaatgtgtctgtggtagaatgtgtgtctgtggtagaatgtgtctgtggtagaatgtgtctgtggtagaatgtgtgtctgtggtagaatgtgtctggtagaatgtgtctgtggtagaacttgtctgttgtagaatgtgtctgtggtagaatgtgtgtctgtggtagaacttgtctgtggtagaatgtttctgtggtagaatgtgtgtctgtggtagaatgtgtctgtggtagaatgtgtctgtggtagaacgtgtgtctgtggtagaatgtgtctgtggtagaatgtgtgtctgtggtagaatgtgtctggtagaatgtgtctgtggtagaacttgtctgtggtagaatgtgtctgtggtagaacttgtctgtggtagaacttgtctgtggtagaacgtgtctgaggtagaacgtgtctgtggtagaacgtgtctgtggtagaacgtgtctgtggtagaatgtgtctgtggtagaatgtgtctgtggtagaatgtgtctgtggtagaacgtgtctgtggtagaacgtgtctgtggtagaacttgtctgtggtagaacttgtctgtggtagaacgtgtctgtggtagaatgtgtgtctgtggtagaacttgtctgtggtagaatgtgtctgtggtagaacttgtctgtggtagaacttgtctgtggtagaatgtgtctgtggtagaatgtgtgtctgtggtagaatgtgtctgtggtagaatgtgtctgtggtagaacgtgtgtctgtggtagaatgtgtctgtggtagaatgtgtgtctgtggtagaatgtgtctggtagaatgtgtctgtggtagaacttgtctgttgtagaatgtgtctgtggtagaatgtgtgtctgtggtagaacttgtctgtggtagaatgtgtctgtggtagaatgtgtctgtggtagaacttgtctgtggtagaacttgtctgtggtagaatgtgtgtctgtggtagaacttgtctgtggtagaacttgtctgtggtagaatgtgtctgtggtagaacttgtctgtggtagaacttgtctgtggtagaacttgtctgtggtagaacgtgtctgtggtagaacgtgtctgtggtagaacgtgtctgtggtagaacgtgtctgtggtagaatgtgtctgtggtagaatgtgtctgtggtagaatgtgtctgtggtagaatgtgtctgtggtagaatgtgtctgtggtagaatgtgtctgtggtagaatgtgtctgtggtagaacttgtctgtggtagaacttgtctgtggtagaacttgtctgtggtagaacgtgtctgtggtagaacgtgtctgtggtagaacgtgtctgtggtagaatgtgtctgtggtagaatgtgtctgtggtagaatgtgtctgtggtagaacgtgtctgtggtagaacttgtctgtggtagaacttgtctgtggtagaacttgtctgtggtagaacttgtctgtggtagaacgtgtctgtggtagaatgtgtgtctgtggtagaacttgtctgtggtagaatgtgtctgtggtagaacttgtctgtggtagaacttgtctgtggtagaatgtgtctgtggtagaatgtgtgtctgtggtagaacttgtctgtggtagaatgtgtctgtggtagaatgtgtgtctgtggtagaatgtgtctgtggtagaatgtgtctgtggtagaacgtgtgtctgtggtagaatgtgtctgtggtagaatgtgtgtctgtggtagaatgtgtctggtagaatgtgtctgtggtagaacttgtctgttgtagaatgtgtctgtggtagaatgtgtgtctgtggtagaacttgtctgtggtagaatgtttctgtggtagaatgtgtgtctgtggtagaatgtgtctgtggtagaatgtgtctgtggtagaacgtgtgtctgtggtagaatgtgtctgtggtagaatgtgtgtctgtggtagaatgtgtctggtagaatgtgtctgtggtagaacgtgtctgtggtagaatgtgtctgtggtagaacttgtctgtggtagaacgtgtctgaggtagaacgtgtctgtggtagaacgtgtctgtggtagaacgtgtctgtggtagaatgtgtctgtggtagaatgtgtctgtggtagaatgtgtctgtggtagaacgtgtctgtggtagaacgtgtctgtggtagaacttgtctgtggtagaacttgtctgtggtagaacgtgtctgtggtagaatgtgtgtctgtggtagaacttgtctgtggtagaatgtgtctgtggtagaacttgtctgtggtagaacttgtctgtggtagaatgtgtctgtggtagaatgtgtgtctgtggtagaatgtgtctgtggtagaatgtgtctgtggtagaacgtgtgtctgtggtagaatgtgtctgtggtagaatgtgtgtctgtggtagaatgtgtctgtggtagaatgtgtctgtggtagaacgtgtgtctgtggtagaatgtgtctgtggtagaatgtgtgtctgtggtagaatgtgtctggtagaatgtgtctgtggtagaacttgtctgttgtagaatgtgtctgtggtagaatgtgtgtctgtggtagaacttgtctgtggtagaatgtttctgtggtagaatgtgtgtctgtggtagaatgtgtctgtggtagaatgtgtctgtggtagaacgtgtgtctgtggtagaatgtgtctgtggtagaatgtgtgtctgtggtagaatgtgtctggtagaatgtgtctgtggtagaacttgtctgtggtagaatgtgtctgtggtagaacttgtctgtggtagaacttgtctgtggtagaacgtgtctgaggtagaacgtgtctgtggtagaacgtgtctgtggtagaacgtgtctgtggtagaatgtgtctgtggtagaatgtgtctgtggtagaatgtgtctgtggtagaacgtgtctgtggtagaacgtgtctgtggtagaacttgtctgtggtagaacttgtctgtggtagaacgtgtctgtggtagaatgtgtgtctgtggtagaacttgtctgtggtagaatgtgtctgtggtagaacttgtctgtggtagaacttgtctgtggtagaatgtgtctgtggtagaatgtgtgtctgtggtagaatgtgtctgtggtagaatgtgtctgtggtagaacgtgtgtctgtggtagaatgtgtctgtggtagaatgtgtgtctgtggtagaatgtgtctggtagaatgtgtctgtggtagaacttgtctgttgtagaatgtgtctgtggtagaatgtgtgtctgtggtagaacttgtctgtggtagaatgtgtctgtggtagaatgtgtctgtggtagaacttgtctgtggtagaacttgtctgtggtagaatgtgtgtctgtggtagaacttgtctgtggtagaacttgtctgtggtagaatgtgtctgtggtagaatgtgtctgtggtagaacttgtctgtggtagaacttgtctgtggtagaacttgtctgtggtagaacgtgtctgtggtagaacgtgtctgtggtagaacgtgtctgtggtagaacgtgtctgtggtagaatgtgtctgtggtagaatgtgtctgtggtagaatgtgtctgtggtagaatgtgtctgtggtagaatgtgtctgtggtagaatgtgtctgtggtagaatgtgtctgtggtagaacttgtctgtggtagaacttgtctgtggtagaacttgtctgtggtagaacgtgtctgtggtagaacgtgtctgtggtagaacgtgtctgtggtagaacgtgtctgtggtagaatgtgtctgtggtagaatgtgtctgtggtagaatgtgtctgtggtagaatgtgtctgtggtagaacgtgtctgtggtagaacgtgtctgtggtagaacttgtctgtggtagaacttgtctgtggtagaacttgtctgtggtagaacttgtctgtggtagaacgtgtctgtggtagaatgtgtgtctgtggttgaacttgtctgtggtagaatgtgtctgtggtagaacttgtctgtggtagaacttgtctgtggtagaatgtgtctgtggtagaatgtgtgtctgtggtagaacttgtctgtggtagaatgtgtctgtggtagaatgtgtgtctgtggtagaacttgtctgtggtagaatgtttctgtggtagaatgtgtgtctgtggtagaatgtgtctgtggtagaatgtgtctgtggtagaacgtgtgtctgtggtagaatgtgtctgtggtagaatgtgtgtctgtggtagaatgtgtctggtagaatgtgtctgtggtagaacttgtctgtggtagaatgtgtctgtggtagaacttgtctgtggta
Above is a genomic segment from Pleuronectes platessa chromosome 7, fPlePla1.1, whole genome shotgun sequence containing:
- the LOC128444290 gene encoding zinc finger protein 277-like isoform X1, whose product is MAREHSFSIGLPDNIVFCNEFLDTLQNKLDNLQCLYCEKTFRDKTTLKDHMRKKAHRRINASNSEYDRFYIINYLELGKTWEEVQSEDDRELVDNDDDDDWSDWQAHPPSAVCLFCDDQSETMEQIYTHMKDSHDFDLHKLRTELNLRFYQQVKLVNFIRRQIHQSRCYGCEGKFLSRADVLRHIAAAGHVMKLPDVSTWDQPQYYFPTYENDALLCSLSDSDEAESEETSHGEDVPVIAEDVSNLRALRQTSVLNQLLKKRS
- the LOC128444290 gene encoding zinc finger protein 277-like isoform X2, whose translation is MRKKAHRRINASNSEYDRFYIINYLELGKTWEEVQSEDDRELVDNDDDDDWSDWQAHPPSAVCLFCDDQSETMEQIYTHMKDSHDFDLHKLRTELNLRFYQQVKLVNFIRRQIHQSRCYGCEGKFLSRADVLRHIAAAGHVMKLPDVSTWDQPQYYFPTYENDALLCSLSDSDEAESEETSHGEDVPVIAEDVSNLRALRQTSVLNQLLKKRS